In Macadamia integrifolia cultivar HAES 741 chromosome 5, SCU_Mint_v3, whole genome shotgun sequence, a single window of DNA contains:
- the LOC122078709 gene encoding uncharacterized protein LOC122078709 isoform X1, with protein sequence MASSMGSLSRRFSLSLISAKRSPPSSMKFCTNITSNEDLDDDDSSISQDGSSASSSTSSSPTNSNQHQKRFFQRPLENGLDVGVYKAILIGQVGQHPIQKRLRSGRPVTLFSLGTGGIRNNRRPFDNEEPREYANRCAVQWHRVAVYPERLGGLAMKQVKPGETSTGNYIKQKGH encoded by the exons ATGGCTTCATCCATGGGTTCTTTATCAAgaagattctctctttctcttatctCCGCCAAAAGATCCCCCCCGAGCTCCATGAAATTCTGTACAAATATCACCTCCAACGAAGATCTTGACGATGACGATTCCAGTATTAGTCAGGACGGGAGCTCAGCATCGTCATCAACCTCATCTTCCCCAACGAACTCAAACCAACACCAGAAACGATTCTTTCAAAGGCCACTAGAGAACGGCTTGGATGTTGGTGTCTACAAG GCGATTTTGATTGGGCAAGTTGGGCAGCATCCAATTCAGAAGCGATTGAGGAGCGGTAGGCCTGTGACGCTGTTTTCGCTCGGGACTGGTGGGATTCGAAACAACCGGAGGCCGTTTGATAACGAAGAGCCCAGAGAGTATGCTAATAGGTGCGCTGTTCAATGGCATCGAGTTGCAGTGTACCCAGAGAGATTGGGAGGGCTTGCCATGAAGCAAGTCAAACCCGG TGAAACATCTACTGGCAATTATATCAAACAGAAAGGGCATTAA
- the LOC122078709 gene encoding uncharacterized protein LOC122078709 isoform X2: MASSMGSLSRRFSLSLISAKRSPPSSMKFCTNITSNEDLDDDDSSISQDGSSASSSTSSSPTNSNQHQKRFFQRPLENGLDVGVYKAILIGQVGQHPIQKRLRSGRPVTLFSLGTGGIRNNRRPFDNEEPREYANRCAVQWHRVAVYPERLGGLAMKQVKPG, from the exons ATGGCTTCATCCATGGGTTCTTTATCAAgaagattctctctttctcttatctCCGCCAAAAGATCCCCCCCGAGCTCCATGAAATTCTGTACAAATATCACCTCCAACGAAGATCTTGACGATGACGATTCCAGTATTAGTCAGGACGGGAGCTCAGCATCGTCATCAACCTCATCTTCCCCAACGAACTCAAACCAACACCAGAAACGATTCTTTCAAAGGCCACTAGAGAACGGCTTGGATGTTGGTGTCTACAAG GCGATTTTGATTGGGCAAGTTGGGCAGCATCCAATTCAGAAGCGATTGAGGAGCGGTAGGCCTGTGACGCTGTTTTCGCTCGGGACTGGTGGGATTCGAAACAACCGGAGGCCGTTTGATAACGAAGAGCCCAGAGAGTATGCTAATAGGTGCGCTGTTCAATGGCATCGAGTTGCAGTGTACCCAGAGAGATTGGGAGGGCTTGCCATGAAGCAAGTCAAACCCGG GTAA